The genome window GAGACATTCACTTGATCTTCCTTGAAATCGCCAAAGCGAGCAATGACAGGATCTAGCGGAACATTGGGCACTACAGGATACTCACTATTACTTTGAGCAAAAATAGCTTGCGCCGGCGGGCTAACTAAATATTCTAAGAAACGGATTGCTCCCTCACGATTCGGTGCTGTATTAATCACGCCACCCCCGCTAACATTAACATGAGTGCCGCGTCCTTCTTGGTTCGGGAACAAAACACCAATCCTGTCAAAAATTTCCGGATTACCAGCAGAACGACCGGGTGCAAAGCGAGCAAAGTAATACGTATTCGCCACTGCCAGATCAGCAATCCCAGAAGCAGCCGCTTTAATTTGATCCATATCACCACCACGAGGCGGACGTGCCATATTTTCAACAATTCCTCTGCACCATTCTTCTGTTGCTTCTTCGCCTAAGTTAGCAATGAGAGAAGCGACTAGAGACTGATTATAGACATTGTTAGAAGAGCGAATCGCAATGCGATCGCGCCATTTAGAAGACGCTAAATCTTCATAGGTTGATAATTCCGAGGGATCCACCTGAGTGTTGTTATATAAAATAACCCGCGCCCGTTTCGTCAAGCTAAACCACAAACCATCGGGATGACGGAGATTTTCGGGAATACTCCCCTCCAAAACTGGAGAAGACACCGGGGCAAAAATACCCGCTTCTTCTGCGCGCCACAAACGAGCAGCATCCACTGTAATTAACAAATCAGCCGGACTATTACGTCCTTCACTTTGAATTCGAGAAATCAGTTCATCGGCATTTCCTTCCAATAGATTCACTCGAATCCCAGTTTGATCCGTGAAATTTTGATAGAGAAGTTCATCCGTATCGTAGTGACGTGAGGAGTAAAGATTAATCTCTCCATTTTGAGCATAGCTTGGTTTCGTTTGAGCCAGCTGGCTGACTGTAGCAGCAGCAGTTGCAGTTCCCGCACCAATAAAAAATCGTCTCGTAAATTTCATCGATTAAGTATCTACTGATAAACATCAACTGAAAAATTATTGCATCTAATGACGGAATCCACAAGTAGACCGGTGCCAGAGGGAAATAAGCAAGGAGTCAGAACAATTAGAGGCAAAAATTATCCTTTTTCCTTGAACCTTATAAGCTTCTGTTATATCCAGACTTGAGCAGGAAAAATCAGGCTGATCGCAAAAGGATGAGTGTCGGACAATGTTGCGAGGGTCAAAGTTGATCCCTTAAACTTAAAAGGCAATTTTTATAATTGATAATCTTTCTTATTCAGTTATGATTCTCTGTATAGATCATGTTTTAACCTCAGAAGAGTTACACGCTATTCACTCCTCCCTCAAGAACGCCGAATTTGTAGACGGTAAGCTCACCGCAGGCTGGCACGCCAAACAAGTCAAAGAAAACCAGCAACTATCAACGAAGGATAAAGTTGCCAAATCCGTGAAAGAAACCGTGACCAAAGGGCTTTATCGGAGTCAGTTATTTCGGATGGCAGTCAAGCCCAAAAATATTCGTTCGCCCCTAATTAGTCGCTACGAAACGGGAATGTCTTATGGTACTCATGTTGATAATGCTTTAATGGGTCAGGGTAGCGATTTAATGCGGTCTGATGTGTCTTTTACCCTGTTTCTCAATTCTCCAGAAGAATACGAAGGGGGAGAATTGGTCATGGAAACGACACAGGGAGAACAGTCCTTTAAACTCGATGCAGGCGCAATGATTACCTATCCTTCTACAACCTTACATCGGGTCGAACCGGTAACGAAGGGAGTCCGTTTAGTGGCGGTCAGTTGGGTGCAAAGTTTGATTCGTGACCCAAATGAACGTGAGATTTTGTTTGATTTAGAAACAACCCGTCAAGCCATTTTTTCTAAATATGGTAAAACCAAGGAATTTGATTTAATTGCGAAAAGTTGCGCCAATTTATTACGAAAATGGACAGAATTTTAGAATTTGAGAAGGTTTAAAAAAAGATGACTCCAGATGCTTTATCTAAAAAGCGGTGCTTTCCTGTTTTCAGCTAGTACAATTAACTGAGTTTTCTGAATGAAAACACTCTGTTTAAGCCCTGAAAAACTAATGTCTCGCGTTAAATGACTTTTTTTTACCCTTTGGGAGATATATTATAACAACTTCTTTTCAGTAGTAACCATCATTTTTTAGGGATGTATTTTCTCCTTAGAACGTCTTTCATAAGAGGGAGGGAAAAGGCATTAAGTTTCATTAAATTGGAATTAATCGCGAAGCAAGATCAGTGAAAAATTAAGAGTCAATTATGAATAGTTACACTTTGGCAGCAACGCCAGAATTGCTGAGCGTCGAGCAGTTTAACTTAGTTTACAACGCATTTTCTCTAACCATCGCAGCGATGCTAGCTGCTGCTCTATTTTTCTTTAATAGTAAGCAGTTGGTTGGCACTCGCTATCGAGTCGCTGTCATTATTTCGGGTCTCATTGTCAGCATTGCAGCTTATCACTATTTCCGTATTTTCAATAGCTGGGAAGCTGCTTATGTCCTCGAAGATGGCAACTATGTCGCCAGTGGGCAAGTGTTTAATGATGCCTATCGGTATGTGGACTGGCTGTTAACTGTTCCTTTACTGTTGATTGAAGCAGTAGCGGTTCTCGGTTTACCTAAGCAAACCTCACGCCCTCTGTTTATTAAGTTAGCCGTGGCGGCTGTGTTAATGATTGCCACCGGCTATCCGGGTGAAGTCGCTGAAACCATTCAAGGACGCGCCATTTGGGGAGCAGTCAGTACCGTTCCTTTTGCTTACATCCTGTTTGTCCTGTGGTTTGAACTCAAAGATGCAATTCAGCGCCAACCGGAACAAGTACAAACCCTGATTTCAGGAATGCGTTGGTTAATTCTTGCCTCATGGGGCGTTTATCCCATTGCTTACCTACTCCCAGAAATCGGGATTACAGGACCAGTGGCGACAGTGAGCGTCCAAATGGGTTATACCGTTGCCGACTTACTCGCTAAACCCGTATTCGGCTTACTCGCGTTCTCCATTGCTCGTATTAAGTCACAAGCTGATGCTGCAGCAGAAGATGGGAATGGGTCAGGATATGATAGCCCAACCCAAAAACCCGTGGCAGGCACAAAAGCTACTGCCTAACCATTACCTTCTTTAGTTAAGTCAAGAGACAAGGGGATTAAATCCTCTTGTCTTTTTTGATTTTAATTGATCAATAGCGCGATCGCTGCCCAAAAATATCTAATTATTACTATTTCCTAAAAATTCCGCAACGGTGTGATTAAAGGTTTCGGGTTCTCCTAAAAACGCCCAATGATTGCCTGGAATAGACGCAATTTCTAACTGCTTTAAATACTTATGATAAGGCTTCAGTTGCCATTCCATACGATTGAGTCCCTTTTCTGGAAGAATGAGGAGTGTGGGAATATTTAAAGGATGGGTTAAGCTATCGACGCGCATCACTTCCTTAAAAATGCCATTACGGGCAGGAATTGTAAACTTACTGCCCCAACAACCCTCTGATTTTTGTTCTAGATTTGCTGCAAAAACCGCTTGTTGCAGATCATTCCACGGCTGATATTTGCCCAAGTTACGCGCTTGGGTTTCCGCTTCTTCATAACTGGTAAAAGGTCCCATTCCTTTGAGTGTGGAAAGGGTGCGATAGAGAATGGGAAAGGTCATCTTCAGCCAACTGGGAAGTTTGCCAATAAAAAAGGGATCAACCAGAATCATCCGCCGAAAACGCTGAGGATTTTTTTGTGCCCAGTATGGGATTAATTTTGCTCCCCAAGAATGCCCTAAAATATCGGCAGATTGCCAACCGAGAGTATCACATAAGGCTTCTAAATCTCCAATTACTTCTGGAAAGGTGTAATGATTTTCATCAGGTTTACTACTTTCACCGTGACCGCGTAAGTCTGGGGCAACAATATGGTAGTGTGGTGCTAATTCTTTGCCCAAACTGGACCAGACCAGGGCTTGATCGGCTAAACCATGTAAGAGCAGCAAAGGGGATTTTTCTGGATTGCCCCATTCCAGATAAGACAGTTTAATTGTTGCAAGGGGGAGCGTTTTGCGATTTGACATTTATTTTATTAATCATTAGTCACTAGGGAAAAGGATAAAGGGTAAAGGGAACTAGAAAGTCCCTTTCTCTCTAATCCAAGGGGTTAATGGGTCACCCCCTGATAATTAATTCTGATCAATCTGTAGCCAACCTTGACTGATATGGATTATCCTCAATTATCGTCCGAGAAAAGCACTCCGATTAATTTATCCACAAAACTCGGTTATGGTGTGGGTGAATTTGCCAGTGAAATAACCGGTAGTGTCTTAGTCTTTTTCTTTCTCTTTTTTCTCACTAACGTTGCGGGCTTAAATGCTGGATTAGCGGGAACTGTTATCCTCGTGGGAAAAGTTTGGGATGCGATTAATGACCCAATTATTGGTTGGTTGAGTGACCGCACTCAGTCGCGGTGGGGACGGCGTTATCCTTGGATGATGATTGGGGCAATTCCCCTAGGGATCAGTTTTGCCTTGTTGTGGTGGATTCCTGGAGTTGAAAACCAAACCGGATTATTTATTTATTATTGCGCGATCGCGCTGCTGTTTCATATTGCTTTTACTGCCGTTGTTTTACCCTATGCGACCCTGGGTGCAGAACTAACGGAATATTATGATGAACGCATCAGCTTGATTAGCTACAAAGCCGGATTTAGCATTGGCGGGAGTATTCTCGGATTATTAATTGCCCAAGGAATTTTTAGCTTAATTAACCATCCTGAACAAAAATATTTAGTGGTAGGGTGCATTTGTGGCGCGATCGGAGTTTTATCCGTTTACTTGTGCGTTTGGGGTACCTATCAACGGTTTCACTTCCTACAAAATAAACGTAAACAGGTTTCTCGTCCAGCGATGCTTCCCATTCACCAACAAGTGCGCATTGCTTTGAGTAACCGCCCCTTTTTACTGGTTGTGGGTATTTATCTCTGTTCTTGGTTGGGAGTACAAGTAACAGCAGTGATGTTACCTTACTTTGTCGTCAACTGGATGCAACTCCCGGATCGTCACTTTACTCAAATGGCATTAGCGGTACAAGTCACGGCATTATTAATGACAGGCTTTTGGAGTTATTGGGGACACCGTTGGGGCAAGCGAAAAGTCTATTGTGTGGCGATTCCATTAACATTAATTGCCCAAGCCGGCTTATTTTTACTACAACCGGGTCAAGTGATCGCGATGTATGGCATTGGTATTTTAGCGGGTGCGGGATTAGCCGTTGCTTATCTGATTCCTTGGTCGATGTTACCGGATGTCATTGACTTCGATGAGTTACAAACCGGACAACGGCGGGAGGGGATTTTTTACGGATTTGTGGTGCAATTGCAGAAAATCGCGATCGCGATCGCGCTGTTTATGGTAGGAAAAATCCTCGATTTTTCTGGATTTATCTCCTCTAGCAGTGAACAAGCAACTACAATAACCCAACCGGATTCAGCGTTACTTGCCATTCGTTGGTTAATTGGTCCGATTCCCAGCTTAGTTTTAATTGGTGGCTTGATTTTTACCTATATTTATCCCATTACCCGGGAATTTCATGAAGAGATTCTATTAAAACTTACGGAACGCCACCGTCGTTTCAGTGATCAATGACCAGTGAGGGACGCATTGCGCCCTGAACAGAATTAGGAGAAACTGTGACTTTAGAAGTAAAAAAAAACCGGCGAAGCCATCCATCGTGCTCAAACTGAACCGATAAAAAAAGGTGGGCAATACCCACCTTATCGTGTGCTGATAACTGCTTACCAGTTGAGCGTTACTCAGTGTACGCTTCCATTCCCACACAGGAACAGACTAAATTGCGATCACCGAAGGCATTATCAATCCGTCCAACACTGGGTCAGAATTTATAATCCCGTAACCAGTTAGTCGGATACGCTGCTTTTTCCCGAGAGTAAGGACGTTGCCAATCATCCCCAATTAGCATTTCATGGGCATATCGTCTTCATCTTTGTATAAAATAACTTGTCTTGTGTGCTCACTCATCAGTGCAAACTCTTTTCTATGACTTACCAGTCGGACTAACTACCATCGCGATCGCGCTCTAAAATAGAACAAAGAACGAAAAGCACGGTGATTGATCAATTCTTAGGCGACAGATTTCGCATTCACATCCCATCCTGGAAAAACTAGCACTGCTGGATGACATTTCAAAACACGAGCAATGATTTTGGCACGTTCTACATCTAACTCAAGTTGATCATCCTCGATTGCGGAAAGAGTGGACTCTGGAATTCTTGTTAAGTCTGCTAGCTCATTTTGGCTTAGTTCTTGCAACTCTCGCAAAATACGAACAGATTCCCCAGGCGATACTTTAATGTTAGGTTTAGCCGATTGATATTCACTCATTTGCGTCTATAGTCGTAGGCAGTTAAATCAACTACTTGTACAACAACCTCCTCTGGTAAAATTTTATTATTTACAATTAAGAAAAGGAAAGCTAGATCGCGCACATTGAATCAGGCTGCACCATAATTGAGTGTACTGGTGTTTGAAAGGATAAAAGTTAACGTGGAAGGATGACATGAATTTCCAACAAAAACATCAATAGAACCTAGCTTGATTAGGCGTTTCTTGTTACTCTTTAGGCATGGGGAGTAAATTTGAATTAATTAATTGGCAACCTAAAAGAGATTGAAGTTATTGCCGTCAATTTGTCAATCCGCGAACTACGAAGACTGAAAGATCAATTTGGTGGTCGGCGATGGCGAAAACTGAAAGGAGTTGGGCTAGTTCGATTTCCCAATGGGGAGGTTCGTCAAGCAGAGTTGCACTGGTATGAGGCGCACGGAGTCGGTCGGCGCAAAATGAAAGTTAAGCGTATTTTGGAATAAGACCAATGGATACAATAGGATTAAATTCTCAATTTGCCATCTGCATTACAAGGGAAAAAGACGAGGACTTAGAAGTCTGGAAACTTTATCGTATTCTACCCGATCAAAAGGCTAGTGAAGTTGGATGTTTGCGAGTGATTGATGAATCTGGAGAAGATTATCTCTATCCGCAGAGTCAATTTATCCTTGTGGAATTGCCAGAAGCAGTTCAAGAAAAGTTACTTACCTCAATTGAAGAATAGTTTTCCCGAACTATTCATTTCAGTTGAGCAATGCCACCCGAAAAATGTTTACTCAAAGACTGTTCCTCAAGAAAATCTAAAAGAAGAGCGCGATCGCGCACGCTTCATCAAGCTGTACCATAATCAGTGTACTTGCGTTTAAGAGGAGGTTGTAACCTAACCCTAACACAATATCTTCTTTTGGAACTCCCATTACAACTAAATCATCCGCAGGATTTTGGTTAGTTAGATCTTGTTGAAGCTAAATTTTTTGGCTCTTCTAGGGTGGTTATGACAAAATAATAGCAAATAATGCCTAAAAAGCTTGCTATGCTTGCTTTACAGAATTGTAAAAATCAAATTTTAGAAAAATTTGATTTTTGTTTCGTTGCACCCCCTGAATTGACTGGGCATTCAGCCGTTATCAATGTATAAATTAGTATATCTAGTCTAGAAGAGCCAATTTTTTCATCTTTAATATCAAAATAAACCATAAGCAGGTACGCAGAATTAATTGCCTATTTTCCAATCTCAAAACTACCACAATGCTTGAGCTTTCCAGCTAGCGGATGTATAATTAATTTTGCATGGGTGCTTACAACGATAAATTTGATGAAACTGTTGCCAGCCAACATTTATCCACTGATCGCCCTCCCATTGGCGTAAGCGCAGGTTCAGTGAAAATTGCTCTCAAACAAGAGGAAATAAAACCAAAGGCGCAACACTAGCAAGTGATGATTTCTTCCCCTTTGATGACTCCGTTCGGACTGTTGCGAAAGTGGGAATTACGACAACTCTTTAATTCGACGGTTTTCGTGATGACGAAGATTCGATTAATGCAGCCAGTGAGTTAGGAGTCGTGATGAGTTTAACGGGAATTCGTCACTTCTTGCATAAGTTCCAAACTGGAGTAGGGGCAAAGCGCTATTTGATCCCACTTTGAATTGATTTGTAGAAGCAAATTGGATTCTTTTCAAGATGTTTGATTCGTACTTGTTGGCTGTTCAATAGGTGCTGGTTGCAGCAAATTGGGAATCAACTTTAATCCAGCATACGTTGCTATTCCTCCTATTGCTACTGCAACCCAAAACGAAGTAGAACTCAGAACTATTAACAACTGTCCTTTCTGAACTTTGGCTAAGTTTTTTTCTCTTTCCTGGCGTTTGCGTGCCTTTTCCAGCAAGTCAGCTAGTTTTGCTTGATCATTATCACTTATTTCTGAATATTTAGGGTCGCGAAAAACTTCTTCTACTATCTCAGGTGGGTAAGATTTCTCAGTTTCACAATTTGCTGTGATAAAAGTTGGTGACTCTACGATCTCTAAATAAATATGCCAACCATAATTGGAATCTTGATGGACTTCTTTGCCTAGTGCAGGAGGCTTCTTAGTGTAAAGATAAGAATTCACTGTTGATCTAGTCAGCCCAAGCTTGCTTCCAATATCTTTAGCTCTGAGACCTGGATGAGATTTGATACATGTTCTAATTTGGTCTGCAATCTTTTTCTGATGAGACATCACAAAACCTTACCTAACGCTAATGTTTAACCAAAACAAACACTGACAAATACCTTGAATTGAAGCAGAATACTTTTGAGCATAAAGCTTCTAACGCTGCAAGTCTATTGTCCAAGTGCATTTGCTTGATTAGGCTTAACTGTATTATAAGTCTATTTTGGTAAATTATAACTTGTTTTAAGTGATTTAATACATTTTTTTATTTAATTTAAAATTTTTGAATGTATGATCTTATGACTGCTACTTCTTTATTGGCAACTAATTTCAACTTGCCATGTTCAAAGGAAAATCTCTTTTTCTTCTTAATCTAATTGACTTAATTTTTGACATAGAGAAACGCGATCGCGCTACGATTGCCGTAGGCGCAGATGCAGTAAAAATTGCTCTCAAACAAGCCGGAGAGAAACTCTAAGGCGCAACACTAGCAAGTGATAGTTTCTTCCCCTTTGATGAGTCCGCTCAGACTGCTACCAAAGTGGGAATTACGACGATTATTCAATTCGGCGGTTCTCGTGGCGACGAAGATTCGATTAAAGCAGCCAATGAGTTAGGAAGCGTGATGATTTTAACGGGAGTTCGTTACTTCTTGCATTAAGGGTTTGAGTTTGTTAGGGGCGAATACTGGTTCGTTCCTAATTTGAAATTTAATTTGTTTTGGGGCGCGCTTCAATATTGTATGATGCTTGAAGTTTGTAACTTAAGTCAATCTTTAATGAGCCAAAAATTTGCTCTTTATATCGATGAAAGTGGAAGTCCAAAACCTAATCCAAAAGACAGAGCTCCATACTTTGCTGTTGGGGGAATATTGATTAAGCATGAGGATGAAGATAGGATTCGCCAAAAAGTTGCTAAATTTAAGGAACGCTGGGAGATCGAAGAAAGCACTCCTCTTCATGGAAATGAGATTAGAAGCCGAAAGAAAAAGTTTGCATGGCTAGGGCGTAGATCACAAAAAGAGCAAAATCAATTTTTGCAAGATTTGACAGATATGATTACTCAATGTCCAATTATCGTACATGGATGCGTGATTTCTCGACAAGGTTATCTTGACCGTTACCTGAACCGCTATGGCAGCGATACTTGGGAAATGATGAAAAGTGCTTTTTCCATCTTGTTAGAGCGAGTTAGCAAATATGTTAGTCTTCAAGATGGGAAAGTGATGGTTTACTTTGAAAAAGCAGGTAAAAAGGAAGACAGGCTGATCAGTAGTTACTTCAATAATGTGAGGTATCAGGGAGCACCCTTCAATCCAGAAACTTCT of Cyanobacteria bacterium GSL.Bin1 contains these proteins:
- a CDS encoding bacteriorhodopsin; its protein translation is MNSYTLAATPELLSVEQFNLVYNAFSLTIAAMLAAALFFFNSKQLVGTRYRVAVIISGLIVSIAAYHYFRIFNSWEAAYVLEDGNYVASGQVFNDAYRYVDWLLTVPLLLIEAVAVLGLPKQTSRPLFIKLAVAAVLMIATGYPGEVAETIQGRAIWGAVSTVPFAYILFVLWFELKDAIQRQPEQVQTLISGMRWLILASWGVYPIAYLLPEIGITGPVATVSVQMGYTVADLLAKPVFGLLAFSIARIKSQADAAAEDGNGSGYDSPTQKPVAGTKATA
- a CDS encoding Fe2+-dependent dioxygenase translates to MILCIDHVLTSEELHAIHSSLKNAEFVDGKLTAGWHAKQVKENQQLSTKDKVAKSVKETVTKGLYRSQLFRMAVKPKNIRSPLISRYETGMSYGTHVDNALMGQGSDLMRSDVSFTLFLNSPEEYEGGELVMETTQGEQSFKLDAGAMITYPSTTLHRVEPVTKGVRLVAVSWVQSLIRDPNEREILFDLETTRQAIFSKYGKTKEFDLIAKSCANLLRKWTEF
- a CDS encoding alpha/beta fold hydrolase produces the protein MSNRKTLPLATIKLSYLEWGNPEKSPLLLLHGLADQALVWSSLGKELAPHYHIVAPDLRGHGESSKPDENHYTFPEVIGDLEALCDTLGWQSADILGHSWGAKLIPYWAQKNPQRFRRMILVDPFFIGKLPSWLKMTFPILYRTLSTLKGMGPFTSYEEAETQARNLGKYQPWNDLQQAVFAANLEQKSEGCWGSKFTIPARNGIFKEVMRVDSLTHPLNIPTLLILPEKGLNRMEWQLKPYHKYLKQLEIASIPGNHWAFLGEPETFNHTVAEFLGNSNN
- a CDS encoding helix-turn-helix domain-containing protein, with product MSEYQSAKPNIKVSPGESVRILRELQELSQNELADLTRIPESTLSAIEDDQLELDVERAKIIARVLKCHPAVLVFPGWDVNAKSVA
- a CDS encoding DUF3800 domain-containing protein, with protein sequence MSQKFALYIDESGSPKPNPKDRAPYFAVGGILIKHEDEDRIRQKVAKFKERWEIEESTPLHGNEIRSRKKKFAWLGRRSQKEQNQFLQDLTDMITQCPIIVHGCVISRQGYLDRYLNRYGSDTWEMMKSAFSILLERVSKYVSLQDGKVMVYFEKAGKKEDRLISSYFNNVRYQGAPFNPETSGKYQPLTSNQLQQVLTGIEGKSKSNPILQIADLCLYPVAKSKEQPDNLAFQALKQHQKLVDTVLEFRDLGVMGIKYYCFDHPNLKN
- a CDS encoding extracellular solute-binding protein, with translation MKFTRRFFIGAGTATAAATVSQLAQTKPSYAQNGEINLYSSRHYDTDELLYQNFTDQTGIRVNLLEGNADELISRIQSEGRNSPADLLITVDAARLWRAEEAGIFAPVSSPVLEGSIPENLRHPDGLWFSLTKRARVILYNNTQVDPSELSTYEDLASSKWRDRIAIRSSNNVYNQSLVASLIANLGEEATEEWCRGIVENMARPPRGGDMDQIKAAASGIADLAVANTYYFARFAPGRSAGNPEIFDRIGVLFPNQEGRGTHVNVSGGGVINTAPNREGAIRFLEYLVSPPAQAIFAQSNSEYPVVPNVPLDPVIARFGDFKEDQVNVSQLGSNNPLAVKIMDRAGWA
- a CDS encoding MFS transporter is translated as MDYPQLSSEKSTPINLSTKLGYGVGEFASEITGSVLVFFFLFFLTNVAGLNAGLAGTVILVGKVWDAINDPIIGWLSDRTQSRWGRRYPWMMIGAIPLGISFALLWWIPGVENQTGLFIYYCAIALLFHIAFTAVVLPYATLGAELTEYYDERISLISYKAGFSIGGSILGLLIAQGIFSLINHPEQKYLVVGCICGAIGVLSVYLCVWGTYQRFHFLQNKRKQVSRPAMLPIHQQVRIALSNRPFLLVVGIYLCSWLGVQVTAVMLPYFVVNWMQLPDRHFTQMALAVQVTALLMTGFWSYWGHRWGKRKVYCVAIPLTLIAQAGLFLLQPGQVIAMYGIGILAGAGLAVAYLIPWSMLPDVIDFDELQTGQRREGIFYGFVVQLQKIAIAIALFMVGKILDFSGFISSSSEQATTITQPDSALLAIRWLIGPIPSLVLIGGLIFTYIYPITREFHEEILLKLTERHRRFSDQ